A stretch of Acidimicrobiales bacterium DNA encodes these proteins:
- a CDS encoding MBL fold metallo-hydrolase yields the protein MAIELVTTDGIFALDGGEWDVTNNIWIVGDDREVMVFDAAHDHQPIVDAVNGRRVTAIVLTHGHNDHINAATALRDAVDAPILLHPDDRMLWDVVYPNADPDGEVVPGTTLSAGGHEVGIIHTPGHSPGCCCFHEVDAGRVISGDTLFCGGPGATGRSYSDEPTILRSIRDRLLTLPGDTIVHTGHGDTTVIDDERPRVLDRIAELGLT from the coding sequence ATGGCGATCGAGCTGGTCACAACCGACGGCATCTTCGCCCTCGACGGGGGCGAATGGGACGTCACCAACAACATCTGGATCGTCGGCGACGACCGCGAGGTGATGGTCTTCGACGCGGCCCACGACCATCAGCCGATCGTCGACGCCGTCAACGGGCGGCGCGTGACCGCCATCGTGCTGACCCACGGCCACAACGACCACATCAACGCGGCCACGGCCCTGCGCGACGCGGTCGACGCGCCGATCCTGCTGCACCCCGATGACCGGATGCTGTGGGACGTCGTCTACCCGAACGCCGATCCCGACGGCGAGGTGGTCCCGGGCACGACACTGTCCGCTGGTGGTCACGAAGTGGGCATCATCCACACGCCGGGCCACTCGCCCGGTTGTTGCTGCTTCCACGAGGTCGATGCCGGCCGGGTGATCTCGGGCGACACGCTCTTCTGTGGCGGCCCCGGCGCGACCGGACGCAGCTACAGCGACGAGCCGACGATTCTCCGCTCGATCCGTGACCGCCTACTCACGTTGCCGGGCGACACGATCGTCCACACCGGCCACGGTGACACCACCGTCATCGACGACGAACGCCCTCGCGTCCTCGACCGCATCGCCGAACTCGGCCTCACCTGA